A genome region from Chelonia mydas isolate rCheMyd1 chromosome 24, rCheMyd1.pri.v2, whole genome shotgun sequence includes the following:
- the LOC102942716 gene encoding lens fiber membrane intrinsic protein: MYTLMGGGLLCAVSGLILLIVATATDFWMQYRYSGNLSNQGLWRFCMSGKCHPHTISIGATLRVISRMQLMQNAATRFLPAFWDATRAFMLLSILSCFAGIILGLTAFSSSARASRTRSAGITLLIAGLFALLGLSVYTGVTVNFFGKRYADWRFSWSYILGWIAVILTLSAGIFHVCAVSKSPSPENSNAASG; the protein is encoded by the exons ATGTACACCTTGATGGGAGGCGGGCTGTTGTGTGCAGTGTCGGGCCTGATCCTTCTCATCGTTGCCACAGCGACTGACTTCTGGATGCAGTATCGCTACTCGGGGAACTTGAGCAACCAGGGGCTCTGGAGGTTCTGCATGAGCGGcaagtgccacccccacaccatCAGCATTG GAGCGACTCTCCGGGTCATATCTAGGATGCAGCTCATGCAAAATGCAGCCACTCGCTTCCTGCCAG ccttcTGGGACGCCACCCGGGCATTCATGCTGCTCTCCATCCTCTCCTGCTTCGCGGGCATCATCCTGGGCCTCACCGCCTTCTCCAGCAGCGCCAGGGCATCCCGGACCCGCTCCGCCGGCATCACCCTGCTGATCGCTG GTCTCTTTGCATTGCTGGGGCTGTCGGTGTACACTGGTGTGACTGTGAATTTCTTCGGTAAGCGCTACGCTGACTGGCGCTTCTCCTGGTCGTACATCCTGGGCTGGATCGCTGTCATCCTCACCCTCTCGGCAG GCATTTTCCACGTCTGCGCCGTCTCCAAGAGCCCGTCCCCGGAGAACTCCAACGCGGCGAGTGGCTGA